Proteins encoded by one window of Cydia fagiglandana chromosome Z, ilCydFagi1.1, whole genome shotgun sequence:
- the LOC134678209 gene encoding ribosomal RNA small subunit methyltransferase NEP1 — translation MVGKKRKLNQKDNDFEYDPVPRHLVTSHIKKQEKRLIVILEGAQLETVKAGNSFELLNCDDHANILRKNDRDPGSCRPDITHQSLLMLMDSPLNRAGLLQVYIHTEKNVLIEINPQTRIPRTFKRFAGLMVQLLHKFAIRASDGPMKLLKVIKNPVTSHLPVGVKKITMSFSSKTVQSCRELVPKDEPIVLIVGAMAHGKVEVDCAEDVISISNYPLSAALTCAKLCTAFEEVWEVV, via the exons ATGGTGGGTAAGAAGAGAAAACTTAATCAAAAAGACAATGATTTCGAGTATGACCCAGTGCCAAGACATTTAGTCACATCCCATATCAAAAAGCAGGAAAAGCGGTTAATAGTGATATTAGAAGGCGCTCAGTTGGAAACAGTGAAG GCTGGGAATAGTTTTGAGCTGTTAAACTGCGATGACCATGCTAACATTCTCCGCAAGAATGACCGGGACCCAGGCTCTTGCAGGCCAGACATCACACACCAGTCACTCCTAATGTTGATGGATTCCCCGTTGAACCGGGCTGGTCTACTTCAGGTTTATATTCACACTGAAAAGAATGTCCTCATAGAAATTAATCCACAAACTCGGATACCTAGAACATTCAAGAGATTTGCTGGATTAATGG TGCAACTTCTCCATAAATTCGCTATAAGAGCATCAGATGGTCCCATGAAGCTCTTGAAGGTCATTAAAAACCCAGTGACCTCACATCTGCCCGTGGGCGTAAAGAAAATTACCATGTCATTTAGTTCGAAAACAGTGCAGAGCTGTAGGGAACTCGTCCCTAAAGACGAGCCTATCGTCTTGATCGTGGGCGCCATGGCACACGGGAAAGTGGAAGTGGACTGTGCAGAGGACGTTATATCCATTAGCAACTACCCCCTCTCGGCGGCCTTGACGTGTGCCAAGTTGTGTACAGCTTTTGAAGAAGTTTGGGAAGTAGTCTAA
- the LOC134678570 gene encoding autophagy protein 5, whose translation MANDREVLREIWDGKLPICFQLHQEEIMEIQQPDPFYVMVPRLSYFPLVTDKMKRHFLRYTSQENADNEMWLDFNGQPLKWHYPIGFLYDLFCGNDPQLPWNLTVHFTKFPEAVLLHCPNKDVVEAHYMSTVKEADVLKHRGQVMSTMQKKDHNQLWLGLQNDKFDQFWAINRRLMESHGDSEGFKHIPIRIYSDDGTFSQHLVSPKNSDNSRKILQQMIAELYPDKPDVKLRTHGIVIPRDAPLQWLSEHLSYPDNFLHLCLC comes from the exons ATGGCGAATGACAGAGAAGTATTGCGTGAAATATGGGACGGAAAGTTACCAATATGCTTTCAATTACATCAAGAAGAAATAATGGAAATTCAACAGCCCGATCCGTTCTATGTAATGGTTCCAAGATTAAGTTATTTTCCTTTGGTCACTGATAAG ATGAAAAGACATTTTCTAAGATATACATCTCAAGAAAATGCAGATAATGAAATGTGGCTTGACTTCAATGGGCAGCCCCTCAAGTGGCATTATCCTATAGGGTTTTTGTATGATCTCTTCTGCGGAAACGACCCGCAGCTGCCATGGAACCTCACTGTGCACTTCACCAAGTTCCCAGAAGCTGTTCTCCTACATTGTCCCAACAA AGATGTCGTAGAAGCACATTACATGTCCACCGTAAAGGAGGCTGATGTCCTCAAGCATCGGGGCCAAGTCATGTCTACCATGCAGAAAAAAGATCACAATCAGCTATGGCTTGGCTTACAGAATG acAAATTCGATCAGTTCTGGGCCATAAACAGAAGATTGATGGAGTCGCACGGTGACAGTGAAGGCTTCAAGCACATTCCAATACGAATATACTCCGACGACGGAACCTTCAGTCAGCATCTAGTCAGTCCAAAGAACAGTGATAACAGTAGGAAAATACTCCAGCAGATGATAGCAGAACTATATCCCGATAAGCCTGATG TGAAATTACGGACGCACGGCATTGTGATACCGCGCGACGCGCCGCTTCAGTGGCTGTCGGAGCACCTCAGCTACCCAGACAACTTCTTGCACCTTTGCTTGTGCTAA
- the LOC134678563 gene encoding torsin-1B: protein MKYCSLLLIFIITCGLLECMVAELITMSLMGAAFITGGWYKWQTIKENSYCRFMECCNANYVPYDIEKLKTSLAKYMFGQPLVNELGSIISAHKEAVLNNSNRKALVISLHGWSGVGKNYASNMIAEALYKKGTKSQYVKLFMGDKDFNCEDLDKKKKEVMSEVFRVVKSCPTSLIIFDEIHDMCPSILDTVKPFLDHHQSVDGVDFRNSIFIFISNIGGGQIASTLLDLYGQGVKRNDVEFHMFEPIIRKTAYFTGGFKQSSTIANHLIDHYIPFLPLEQQHVEQCALAELRAHGVAEPTEHMMADAMSVITYGPSEAQPIFANNGCKRFTKHIPYVVQKHKPKKENSEL, encoded by the exons ATGAAATACTGCAGCCTACTTTTGATATTTATCATAACCTGCGGTCTTCTAGAATGCATGGTTGCAGAGCTAATAACTATGTCCTTGATGGGTGCAGCTTTTATAACAGGTGGCTGGTACAAGTGGCAAACGATAAAAGAGAACTCATATTGTCGGTTCATGGAATGCTGCAATGCAAATTATGTCCCTTATGACATTGAGA aaTTAAAGACATCACTCGCCAAGTATATGTTTGGACAACCCTTAGTGAATGAGCTAGGCAGTATCATAAGTGCACACAAAGAAGCAGTGCTAAATAACAGCAACCGGAAAGCACTAGTGATCAGTCTGCACGGTTGGTCTGGGGTTGGCAAGAACTATGCATCCAATATGATCGCTGAGGCCCTCTACAAGAAGGGAACTAAAAGCCAGTATGTCAAGTTGTTCATGGGAGACAAAGACTTCAACTGTGAGGATTTGGACAAGAAGAAG AAGGAAGTAATGTCCGAAGTATTCAGGGTTGTGAAGAGCTGTCCAACATCTCTAATAATATTTGATGAAATACATGACATGTGTCCGAGCATTCTGGACACTGTGAAGCCATTCCTGGATCACCACCAGTCCGTGGATGGGGTAGATTTTAG GAACAGCATATTCATCTTCATCTCCAATATAGGAGGAGGTCAGATAGCCTCAACTCTGCTGGACTTGTATGGACAAGGAGTGAAAAGGAACGATGTGGAATTCCACATGTTCGAACCTATTATTCGCAAAACGGCATATTTTACAG GTGGCTTCAAGCAGTCGTCGACAATCGCGAACCACCTGATAGACCACTACATCCCGTTCCTGCCCCTGGAGCAGCAGCACGTGGAACAGTGCGCGCTGGCCGAGCTGCGCGCGCACGGCGTCGCCGAGCCCACCGAGCACATGATGGC AGATGCGATGTCTGTGATAACGTACGGCCCGAGCGAGGCGCAGCCAATTTTCGCTAATAACGGCTGCAAAAGATTCACGAAGCACATTCCCTACGTAGTACAGAAGCACAAACCGAAAAAGGAGAACAGTGAACTATAA